In Pocillopora verrucosa isolate sample1 chromosome 13, ASM3666991v2, whole genome shotgun sequence, one genomic interval encodes:
- the LOC131787452 gene encoding uncharacterized protein, giving the protein MMRAFLCLRCPTKIQRGFRRNQINLMLFTVSGGLLLLLYYKLSDTVVAESSFKQHYVDFKRNQRVKYVKNVGNLSSACRLPSLDPFHPSIMQFVTDLGKLRCEGKTYSTYAHNMLEVKGEDISSVQYRIIERAPGDDFHTVLSEPKHVVNQAKILNQKPSKPGIFRKLWNWIKGYRPSSPLYGKATVKAEYLRVDVVKTSGAIESDVHMQVVPKDEVLSRPAKPGGIPLDISLIMYDSTSAANFQRKMPNTLKYLTKHLNSVVLQGETIVGDGTTAQLCAMLTGIAEKEQPEARRSEPNAKTVDNWRWIFRDLKQKGYATLFSEDSTAYATFNYRLHGFKDPPTDHFARPLWMEADNITQRVVQCIGGRAFHNMSLDYLVDFFRAYKQKPKFSLMVNAIISHDDLNRIGHVDDDLKRTLQTLERESFLENTFLIIFGDHGIRYTGIRKTLQGKLEERLPYMSITVPKWFTKKYPDLYKNLIHNSKVLTSPFDVYATLRHILSYPNYPSDIITGQSLFTKIDKDKRTCASAGVEEHWCPCLNLEEVSTEEPMIKKLADFVVTHMNDLIFQHPELKTQCHKLVLKEIKSSFRDMPNADMQFFDSTYRDEKCDSCGLNYGKKSMNTLARDTMYQLQFVTSPNEGFYEASVRMKKGTPSLAGGISRLDAYGHQPHCVEDKYPLLRKYCYCLSQRT; this is encoded by the exons ATGATGAGGGCTTTTTTATGTTTACGTTGTCCAACGAAAATTCAGCGAGGCTTTCGACGAAACCAAATTAATCTTATGCTTTTCACTGTGTCGGGTGGACTACTACTGCTCCTCTATTATAAGCTGAGTGACACCGTTGTAGCGGAATCGTCGTTTAAGCAGCATTATGtggattttaaaagaaatcagcGAGTTAAGTATGTGAAAAATGTTGGAAATCTCTCGTCAGCTTGTAGACTGCCGAGTTTGGATCCGTTTCACCCAAGCATCATGCAGTTTGTGACAGATCTTGGAAAGCTACGATGTGAAGGAAAAACGTATTCAACTTACGCTCACAATATGCTGGAAGTGAAAGGAGAAGATATATCTTCCGTACAATACAGAATAATTGAAAGAGCTCCTGGAGATGATTTTCATACTGTACTTTCCGAACCAAAGCACGTTGTTAACCAAGCCAAAATACTTAATCAGAAACCCTCCAAACCAG GTATCTTTAGAAAATTGTGGAACTGGATCAAAGGAT ATCGCCCCTCATCCCCACTCTATGGAAAGGCAACCGTGAAAGCTGAATACCTCCGTGTCGATGTCGTGAAAACTTCGGGTGCGATCGAAAGTGACGTACACATGCAGGTCGTGCCAAAGGATGAAGTGTTATCGAGACCGGCGAAACCTGGTGGTATTCCACTTGATATCTCACTGATCATGTATGATTCCACATCTGCTGCTAACTTCCAGAGAAAGATGCCCAACACTTTGAAGTACTTGACCAAACATCTCAATTCAGTCGTTCTTCaag GTGAAACAATTGTGGGAGATGGTACAACAGCCCAACTGTGTGCAATGCTTACTGGTATAGCTGAAAAGGAACAACCAGAAGCGAGAAGAAGTGAACCAAATGCTAAGACAGTTGATAATTGGAGGTGGATTTTTCGAGATTTAAAGCAGAAAGGATACGCTACCCTGTTTTCTGAGGACTCGACGGCTTATGCAACCTTTAATTACCGGCTACACGGATTTAAAGATCCACCCACAGACCATTTTGCCAGGCCACTATGGATGGAGGCGGACAACATTACTCAACGGGTTGTTCAGTGTATCGGTGGGCGAGCATTTCACAATATGTCTCTTGACTATTTGGTTGATTTCTTTCGTGCATACAAACAGAAACCCAAGTTCTCTCTCATGGTGAATGCAATTATATCTCATGACGATCTGAACAGAATAGGTCATGTCGATGATGATTTGAAAAGAACATTACAAACCTTGGAGAGAGAGTCTTTTCTGGAAAATACTTTTTTGATTATATTTGGTGACCATGGTATTCGATATACTGGGATAAGAAAGACTCTCCAAGGGAAATTAGAGGAGAGACTTCCTTATATGTCCATTACAGTCCCAAAGTGGTTTACTAAGAAGTATCCAGAtctttacaagaatttgatCCATAATTCCAAAGTGCTGACCTCACCGTTTGACGTGTACGCAACACTACGTCACATCCTGTCGTATCCCAACTACCCCAGTGATATAATAACCGGCCAAAGTCTGTTTACTAAAATTGACAAAGATAAACGCACGTGCGCGAGTGCTGGAGTTGAGGAGCACTGGTGCCCGTGTCTGAACTTGGAAGAAGTTTCCACAGAGGAaccaatgataaaaaaattagccgATTTTGTGGTTACCCATATGAACGATTTGATCTTTCAGCACCCAGAGTTGAAAACGCAGTGCCACAAATTGGttctaaaagaaatcaaaagctCTTTCCGTGACATGCCAAATGCGGATATGCAGTTTTTTGACTCGACGTACCGCGACGAAAAATGTGATTCATGCGGGTTAAATTACGGTAAAAAGTCAATGAACACTTTAGCCCGGGATACAATGTATCAGCTGCAGTTCGTGACGTCACCTAATGAAGGATTTTATGAAGCATCTGTTAGAATGAAGAAAGGGACTCCGTCACTCGCGGGAGGTATCAGCCGCCTGGACGCTTATGGACACCAACCTCACTGTGTCGAAGATAAATATCCTCTTTTACGGAAATACTGTTACTGCTTGAGTCAGCGTACATGA